Part of the Mycolicibacterium thermoresistibile genome, CACCCACGCTGCCCAAGCCGACCCCGGACATGGTCCCCGACGTGCTGTTGCGCGAATTCCTCAAGGCCACAGCGGATCCCGCCAACCGGCACCTCGCTGCGCGGCAGTTCCTCACCGAGTCCGCGTCGCAGGGTTGGGACGATGCCGGCGGGGCACTGTTGGTCGACCGGGTGGGGTTCGTGGAGAATTCCGGACCACAACGGGTTTCGGTCAGCATGCGGGCGGACATCCTGGGTTCGCTGTCGGATATGGGGGTGTTCGAGACCGCCGAGGGGGAGCTGCCGGACCCGGGTCCGATCGAACTGGTCCGGACGCCGGACGGCTGGCGGATCGACAAACTGCCCAACGGCGTCTTCCTGGACTGGCAGCAGTTCCAGGAGACCTACCGACGCCACACCCTGTACTTCGCCGACAACACCGGCAGCACCGTGGTGCCCGATCCGCGCTACGTGGCGGTATCCGATCCGGATCAGCTGGCCACCGAACTGGTGAGCAAGCTGATCGTCGGTCCCCGGCCGGAGATGGCCGGCACGGTGCGCAATCTGCTGGAACCGCCGCTGCGGCTGCGCGGCCCGGTCACCCGCGCCGACGGTGGCCGCACCGGGGTGGGCCGCGGCTACGGCGGCGCGAGAATCGATCTGGAGAACCTGTCGACCACCGATCCGCAGAGTCGCCAACTCCTTGCCGCGCAGATCATCTGGACGTTGGCGCGGGCCGGGATCAACGGCCCCTACGTGATCAACGCGGACGGGGCCGCGTTGGATGACCGGTTCGCCGAGGGATGGAAGACCTCCGACGTGGCCGCCACCGATCCGGGTGCGGACGACGGCGCCGCCGCCGGCCTGCACGCCCTGGTCGACGGGCGGCTGGTCTCGGTGGACGGGCAGCGGGCGGCGCCGGTACCCGGGGCGTTCGGCCACGCCCCCAACCAGATTTCCGCGGCGTTGTCCCGCAACGGTCAACGGGTCGCCTCGGTGGTGACGGAACGGCCCGGCGCCCCCGACATGGCCGCCACGATGTGGGTCGGCCCGCTGGGCGGGCAGGCCGCGCCGGCCATCGAAGCCCGCAGCCTGTCGCGGCCCACGTGGGCGCTCGACGGGGCGGTGTGGGTGGTGGTGGACGGCCAGAACGTGGTGCGGGTGGTTCCCGAGACCGCTTCGGGTCAGCCGGCCCGGATCCCGGTCGACACCACCGCGGTGTCGACCGAGTTCCCCGGGCCGATCGCGGAACTGCAGCTGTCCCGTGACGGCACCCGCGCCGCGATGGTGATCGAGGGGCTCGTCGTGCTGGCCGGCGTCGAACAGACACCCGATGGGCAGTACGTGCTAACCCACCCCCGCCGGCTCGGATACGGACTGGGCAACACCGCGGTCTCGCTGTCCTGGCGCACCGGCGACGACATCGTCGTCACCCGCACCGACCCGCAGAACCCGGTCTCCTACGTCAACCTCGACGGCGTCAACTCCGACGGCCCCAGCCGTAATCTGCTGATGCCGGTGCGGACGGTGGTGGCCAGCCCGTCCACCGTGTACGTCGCCGACGCCCGCGGCGTGCTGCAGCTGTCGGGGTCGGCAGCCGAGGACAATCTCGGCTGGACCGAGGTGCGGTCGCTGATGTCGCCCGGGGCGATCCCGGTGTTGCCCGGCTGACCGGCCGGGGCGGGGCCGAACTCCTGCGCGGCCGAACCCCTGCGCGGCCGAACTCTGCGCGCGGGTGTCGGGGCCCGTCGGCACACTGACACAGTGCTCGATGGCCCGGTGCTCGATCTGGTGTTGCCGCTGCACTGCGGCGGCTGCGGGGCGCCCGCCACCCGCTGGTGTCCGGCATGCGCACGTGAGCTCTTTCTGCGTGCCGACGACCCGCGTCTCGTGACACCCCGGCTGGACCCCGGGGTGCCGGTGTTCACGCTGGGCCGATACACCGGTGCTCGTCGCTCCGCCATCGTCGCGGTCAAGGAACACGGCCGCGCCGACCTCCTCGCGCCGTTGGCCGGGGCCGTGCGGCAGGGCATCTCGCGGCTGTTTCAGTGGGGCTTGCTCGAGACACCGTTGACGGTGGTGCCGGCCCCGACCCGGGCCTGGGCGGCGCGACGCCGCGGCGGCGATCCGGTCCGCCGGATGGCCCAGGCCGCGGTGGCCGGCCGGCCGGATGTAGCGGTGGTGCCCGCGTTGCGCTCACGGGGGCTGACCCGTGACTCGGTCGGGCTGTCGCGCGCCGACCGGCAACGCAACATCGCCGGCCGGGTCCGGCTGCGGCGGCAGGTGACCGGGCCGGCACTGGTGATCGATGACGTCATCACCACCGGTGCGACCGCCGCGGAGTCGGTCCGGGTGCTGCGGGCGGCCGGCGCGAGCGTGCTGGCCGTGCTGACGCTCGCGGCGGCCTGATCCGCGCCGCACGTCCGCTCGCCGGACATCGACCGGGGTGACGGGGCCGCCGATCAGACCGGGCCGACGAAAGGTGACGAACTGGAAACTGGAGGGGCAATCCAGTGGCAATACCCGGTAAACCTGACTACCGTCGGCACCAACGACCGTGAACACCTCACGACGGCGTCACCGATCATCGAGTCGCCGATCATGAGGAGCCACTTCGCCGCACAACGGTAGGAGGTGAGTAGTCGACACCTTGCGCCGATGGGCGGAGCGAATGTTGGGCCCATCGACGCAACTCGAATAGCCCGGCACGCAGCGCGCGTGCGACTCCGGAGAGAGCGAGTTGCCAAGCATGACAAGCCGTTCCACTAACTCAAAGCGCACCATGGTGATCGAGGACGATCGTCCGGAGGCCGGACGGGGCGAACCCAGGGCCGAGATCGTCTTCAAGGGCCGCAACGTCGAGATTCCCGATCATTTCCGGGTCTACGTCTCCGAGAAGCTGTCGCGGCTGGAACGGTTCGACCGAACGATCTTCCTGTTCGACGTCGAACTCGACCATGAGAGGAACCGGCGGCAGCGCAAGAACTGTCAGCGCGTCGAGTTGACCGCGCGCGGACGCGGGCCGGTGGTACGCGCCGAGGCCTGTGCGGACAGCTTCTACGCCGCGATGGAGGCGGCGGTGGACAAGCTCGAGGAGCGGCTGCGCCGCGCCGCCGATCGGCGCAAGATCCATTACGGAGACAAGACCCCGCTCTCGGTGGCCGAGGCGACGGCGAACATGCCGCTGCCCGACATCACGTCACCGAATTCACAGTCTTCCGACGGCGCCGCCACGGAGGACGAGGGACCGGGCCGCATCGTCCGGGTCAAGGAGCATCCGGCCGTCCCGATGTCCGTCGACGACGCGCTCTACGAGATGGAACTGGTGGGCCACGACTTCTTCCTGTTCCACGACAAGGAAACCGACAAGCCCTCGGTGGTGTACCGGCGGCACGCGTTCGACTACGGGCTGATCCGGCTGGCCTGACCGGCCGGGCTGGATTCTCGACACGGCGCGGACCGGGTCCGACCAGCGGGCGGGCCCGGTCCGACGCTGGTCACACCGCTGCGGCCGGAGCCGGGCGGAATCGGTGCGTTGTTCGTCAAGTAGCTTCGACCTGCTTATTCGACGAGTCACCTACGATGGACGTCGTCAAACAGCTGACGAGACCCATCGAACCCACAGGGGAAAATTAGCGTGCTGTCGAAGTTGCTCCGTCTCGGTGAAGGCCGCATGGTCAAGCGCCTGCGCAAGGTCGCTGACTATGTCAACACCCTGTCCGATGACGTCGAGAAGCTGTCCGATGCGGAACTGCGGGCCAAGACCGACGAGTTCAAGAAGCGGGTCGCCGCGGGTGAGGACCTCGACGACCTGCTCCCCGAGGCGTTCGCGGTGGCCCGTGAGGCGGCGTGGCGGGTGCTCAGTCAGCGACACTTCGACGTCCAGGTCATGGGCGGTGCGGCGTTGCACTTCGGCAACGTCGCCGAGATGAAGACCGGTGAGGGCAAGACCCTCACCGCGGTGTTGCCGGCCTACCTCAACGCGTTGACCGGCAAGGGTGTGCACATCGTCACGGTCAACGACTACCTGGCCAAACGCGACAGCGAGTGGATGGGCCGGGTGCACCGCTTCCTGGGCCTGGAGGTCGGCGTCATCCTGTCGGGCATGACGCCCGACCAGCGGCGCGCCGCCTACAACGCCGACATCACCTACGGCACCAACAACGAGTTCGGCTTCGACTACCTGCGTGACAACATGGCGCACTCGCTGGCGGATCTGGTCCAGCGGGGCCACCACTACGCCATCGTCGACGAGGTCGACTCGATCCTCATCGACGAGGCGCGGACCCCGCTGATCATCTCGGGGCCGGCCGACAGCGGGGCCACGAACTGGTACGTCGAGTTCGCCCGGATCGCCCCGCTGATGCAGAAGGATGTGCACTACGAGGTCGACCTGCGCAAACGCACGGTCGGGGTGCACGAACTGGGGGTGGAGTTCGTCGAGGATCAGCTGGGCATCGACAACCTCTACGAGGCCGCCAACTCACCGCTGGTCAGCTACCTGAACAACGCGTTGAAGGCCAAGGAGCTGTTCCACCGGGACAAGGACTACATCGTCCGCAACGGTGAGGTCCTCATCGTCGACGAGTTCACCGGCCGCGTGCTGGTGGGCCGCCGCTACAACGAGGGCATGCACCAGGCCATCGAGGCCAAAGAGGGTGTGGAGATCAAGGCCGAGAACCAGACCCTGGCCACGATCACTCTGCAGAACTACTTCCGGCTCTACGACAAGCTCGCCGGGATGACCGGTACCGCCGAGACCGAGGCGGCCGAGCTGCACGAGATCTACAAGCTCGGGGTGGTGCCCATCCCGACCAACAAGCCGATGATCCGCGAGGACCGGGCGGACCTCATCTACAAGACCGAGGAGGCCAA contains:
- the hpf gene encoding ribosome hibernation-promoting factor, HPF/YfiA family — its product is MTSRSTNSKRTMVIEDDRPEAGRGEPRAEIVFKGRNVEIPDHFRVYVSEKLSRLERFDRTIFLFDVELDHERNRRQRKNCQRVELTARGRGPVVRAEACADSFYAAMEAAVDKLEERLRRAADRRKIHYGDKTPLSVAEATANMPLPDITSPNSQSSDGAATEDEGPGRIVRVKEHPAVPMSVDDALYEMELVGHDFFLFHDKETDKPSVVYRRHAFDYGLIRLA
- the lpqB gene encoding MtrAB system accessory lipoprotein LpqB — translated: MILIAVTMIGVLTGCAGVPSSSSPQAVGTVERPAPPTLPKPTPDMVPDVLLREFLKATADPANRHLAARQFLTESASQGWDDAGGALLVDRVGFVENSGPQRVSVSMRADILGSLSDMGVFETAEGELPDPGPIELVRTPDGWRIDKLPNGVFLDWQQFQETYRRHTLYFADNTGSTVVPDPRYVAVSDPDQLATELVSKLIVGPRPEMAGTVRNLLEPPLRLRGPVTRADGGRTGVGRGYGGARIDLENLSTTDPQSRQLLAAQIIWTLARAGINGPYVINADGAALDDRFAEGWKTSDVAATDPGADDGAAAGLHALVDGRLVSVDGQRAAPVPGAFGHAPNQISAALSRNGQRVASVVTERPGAPDMAATMWVGPLGGQAAPAIEARSLSRPTWALDGAVWVVVDGQNVVRVVPETASGQPARIPVDTTAVSTEFPGPIAELQLSRDGTRAAMVIEGLVVLAGVEQTPDGQYVLTHPRRLGYGLGNTAVSLSWRTGDDIVVTRTDPQNPVSYVNLDGVNSDGPSRNLLMPVRTVVASPSTVYVADARGVLQLSGSAAEDNLGWTEVRSLMSPGAIPVLPG
- a CDS encoding ComF family protein, yielding MLDLVLPLHCGGCGAPATRWCPACARELFLRADDPRLVTPRLDPGVPVFTLGRYTGARRSAIVAVKEHGRADLLAPLAGAVRQGISRLFQWGLLETPLTVVPAPTRAWAARRRGGDPVRRMAQAAVAGRPDVAVVPALRSRGLTRDSVGLSRADRQRNIAGRVRLRRQVTGPALVIDDVITTGATAAESVRVLRAAGASVLAVLTLAAA